In the Cohaesibacter gelatinilyticus genome, ATGGCCGAGGTGGAGCCGGACGAGGTTTACAATCTCGGGGCCCAGTCTCATGTGGCTGTAAGTTTTGAAAGTCCGGAATATACCGCGGATGTTGACGCGATCGGTACTTTGCGTCTATTGGAAGCCATTCGTTTTTTGGGTCTTTCCGACAGGACACGCTTCTATCAGGCTTCAACATCAGAGTTATATGGTCTGGTACAGGAAACTCCGCAAAGAGAAACCACGCCTTTCCATCCCCGCTCTCCTTACGCAGTGGCAAAGCTGTATGCCTATTGGATTACGGTTAATTATCGTGAGGCTTATGGGCTCTATGCTTGCAATGGCATTCTCTTCAATCATGAAAGTCCGCGTCGTGGTGAAACCTTTGTGACCCGCAAAATTACACGTGGGCTGTCCAATATCGCCCAAGGTCTGGATAAATGCCTCTATATGGGCAATATCGACGCCTTGCGGGATTGGGGTCATGCCAAGGATTATGTGCGCATGCAATGGATGATGTTGCAGCAGGATAAACCAGAGGATTATGTGATTGCCACAGGGCAGCAGTTCTCGGTGCGTGAATTCATCTATTGGAGTGCCGAGGCCCTGGGTATCAAATTGCGATTTGAGGGACAGGGATTGGATGAAGTGGCTATTGTAGAAGCAATCACGTCCG is a window encoding:
- the gmd gene encoding GDP-mannose 4,6-dehydratase: MKKALITGITGQDGSYLAEFLLDKGYEVHGIKRRASNFNTSRIDHIFQDPHIEGSRLKLHYGDLADTSNLTRIMAEVEPDEVYNLGAQSHVAVSFESPEYTADVDAIGTLRLLEAIRFLGLSDRTRFYQASTSELYGLVQETPQRETTPFHPRSPYAVAKLYAYWITVNYREAYGLYACNGILFNHESPRRGETFVTRKITRGLSNIAQGLDKCLYMGNIDALRDWGHAKDYVRMQWMMLQQDKPEDYVIATGQQFSVREFIYWSAEALGIKLRFEGQGLDEVAIVEAITSDRAPALTVGDVVLRIDPRYFRPAEVETLLGDPTKAKEQLNWLPDITAQDMCREMVEEDLKTARRHVLLKEHQLDLPVPSEIQD